A genomic segment from Gossypium hirsutum isolate 1008001.06 chromosome D04, Gossypium_hirsutum_v2.1, whole genome shotgun sequence encodes:
- the LOC107899194 gene encoding sucrose-phosphatase 2 isoform X3, with amino-acid sequence MILIGTIFMDRITKAARLMIVSDLDHTMVDHHDPENMSLLRFNALWESNYRHDSLLVFSTGRSPTLYKQLRKEKPMLTPDITIMSVGTEITYGSSMLPDDGWVKILNQKWDRNIVIEETSKFPELTLQAETEQRPHKVSFYVDKTKAQVVMKELSSRLEKRGLDVKLIYSGGMDLDVLPQGAGKGQALSYLLNKLKTEGTLPVNTLACGDSGNDAELFSIPDVYGVMVSNAQEELLQWHAENAKGYEVVKFYLFYERWRRGEAANCETYIASLKASCDPTATFVFPTGVEKTLHECIYAMKGCYGDQKGKQFRVWVDRVLSTPTGSNTWLVKFDKWELSGDERCCCVTTAKINAKGSGGASDGYTWVSVQQKWLEGYEKKDTSIWLF; translated from the exons at GATTTTAATCGGTACAATATTCATGGATCGGATTACTAAGGCCGCACGTCTCATGATTGTATCTGATCTTGATCATACGATG GTTGATCATCATGATCCCGAGAACATGTCTTTACTTAGGTTTAATGCCCTTTGGGAATCGAATTACCGTCATGACTCTCTGCTGGTTTTTTCCACTGGGAGGTCACCTACACTCTACAAACAGCTGAGGAAAGAGAAACCCATGCTAACTCCTGATATAACTATTATGTCAGTGGGAACCGAGATAACATATGGCAGCTCGATGCTGCCTGATGATGGCTGGGttaaaattctgaatcagaaatgGGATAGGAACATAGTCATTGAAGAAACCAGCAAGTTTCCTGAGCTCACTCTTCAG GCAGAAACAGAGCAGCGACCACACAAGGTTAGCTTTTACGTTGATAAGACTAAGGCCCAAGTAGTGATGAAGGAACTTTCTAGTCGTTTGGAAAAGCGAGGG TTGGATGTTAAACTAATTTATAGTGGGGGAATGGATTTGGATGTATTACCACAAGGTGCTGGCAAAGGACAGGCCCTCTCATATTTACTGAATAAGTTGAAGACTGAGGGAACACTACCTGTTAATACTCTTGCTTGCGGTGATTCTGGAAATGACGCTGAACTCTTCAGCATTCCAGATGTGTATGGAGTCATG GTCAGCAATGCCCAAGAAGAATTGTTGCAATGGCATGCCGAAAATGCAAAAG GTTATGAAGTAGTGAAATTTTACTTGTTCTATGAGCGATGGAGGCGAGGGGAGGCTGCCAACTGCGAGACTTATATAGCAAGTCTGAAAGCTTCTTGT GATCCCACTGCTACTTTTGTCTTTCCAACCGGTGTTGAGAAAACTCTTCATGAATGCATATACGCAATGAAAGGGTGCTATGGAGACCAAAAGGGTAAACAGTTCCGAGTCTGGGTGGATCGTGTATTGTCCACACCAACTGGCTCGAACACATGGCTAGTGAAGTTTGATAAGTGGGAGTTATCTG GTGATGAGCGATGTTGTTGTGTGACCACTGCTAAAATAAATGCGAAG GGATCCGGTGGTGCTTCAGACGGGTACACTTGGGTGAGTGTGCAGCAGAAGTGGTTAGAAGGATATGAAAAGAAGGATACATCAATTTGGCTTTTCTAA
- the LOC107899194 gene encoding sucrose-phosphatase 2 isoform X1 — protein MILIGTIFMDRITKAARLMIVSDLDHTMVDHHDPENMSLLRFNALWESNYRHDSLLVFSTGRSPTLYKQLRKEKPMLTPDITIMSVGTEITYGSSMLPDDGWVKILNQKWDRNIVIEETSKFPELTLQAETEQRPHKVSFYVDKTKAQVVMKELSSRLEKRGLDVKLIYSGGMDLDVLPQGAGKGQALSYLLNKLKTEGTLPVNTLACGDSGNDAELFSIPDVYGVMVSNAQEELLQWHAENAKGNPNIIHAKERCAAGIIEAIGHFNLGSNTSPRDVADFVECKLDHVNPGYEVVKFYLFYERWRRGEAANCETYIASLKASCDPTATFVFPTGVEKTLHECIYAMKGCYGDQKGKQFRVWVDRVLSTPTGSNTWLVKFDKWELSGDERCCCVTTAKINAKGSGGASDGYTWVSVQQKWLEGYEKKDTSIWLF, from the exons at GATTTTAATCGGTACAATATTCATGGATCGGATTACTAAGGCCGCACGTCTCATGATTGTATCTGATCTTGATCATACGATG GTTGATCATCATGATCCCGAGAACATGTCTTTACTTAGGTTTAATGCCCTTTGGGAATCGAATTACCGTCATGACTCTCTGCTGGTTTTTTCCACTGGGAGGTCACCTACACTCTACAAACAGCTGAGGAAAGAGAAACCCATGCTAACTCCTGATATAACTATTATGTCAGTGGGAACCGAGATAACATATGGCAGCTCGATGCTGCCTGATGATGGCTGGGttaaaattctgaatcagaaatgGGATAGGAACATAGTCATTGAAGAAACCAGCAAGTTTCCTGAGCTCACTCTTCAG GCAGAAACAGAGCAGCGACCACACAAGGTTAGCTTTTACGTTGATAAGACTAAGGCCCAAGTAGTGATGAAGGAACTTTCTAGTCGTTTGGAAAAGCGAGGG TTGGATGTTAAACTAATTTATAGTGGGGGAATGGATTTGGATGTATTACCACAAGGTGCTGGCAAAGGACAGGCCCTCTCATATTTACTGAATAAGTTGAAGACTGAGGGAACACTACCTGTTAATACTCTTGCTTGCGGTGATTCTGGAAATGACGCTGAACTCTTCAGCATTCCAGATGTGTATGGAGTCATG GTCAGCAATGCCCAAGAAGAATTGTTGCAATGGCATGCCGAAAATGCAAAAGGTAATCCTAATATAATCCATGCAAAAGAAAGGTGTGCAGCTGGAATCATAGAAGCCATTGGACATTTTAATCTTGGTTCAAACACTTCTCCAAGAGATGTTGCTGATTTTGTGGAATGTAAGCTAGACCATGTCAATCCAGGTTATGAAGTAGTGAAATTTTACTTGTTCTATGAGCGATGGAGGCGAGGGGAGGCTGCCAACTGCGAGACTTATATAGCAAGTCTGAAAGCTTCTTGT GATCCCACTGCTACTTTTGTCTTTCCAACCGGTGTTGAGAAAACTCTTCATGAATGCATATACGCAATGAAAGGGTGCTATGGAGACCAAAAGGGTAAACAGTTCCGAGTCTGGGTGGATCGTGTATTGTCCACACCAACTGGCTCGAACACATGGCTAGTGAAGTTTGATAAGTGGGAGTTATCTG GTGATGAGCGATGTTGTTGTGTGACCACTGCTAAAATAAATGCGAAG GGATCCGGTGGTGCTTCAGACGGGTACACTTGGGTGAGTGTGCAGCAGAAGTGGTTAGAAGGATATGAAAAGAAGGATACATCAATTTGGCTTTTCTAA
- the LOC107899194 gene encoding sucrose-phosphatase 2 isoform X2, with translation MDRITKAARLMIVSDLDHTMVDHHDPENMSLLRFNALWESNYRHDSLLVFSTGRSPTLYKQLRKEKPMLTPDITIMSVGTEITYGSSMLPDDGWVKILNQKWDRNIVIEETSKFPELTLQAETEQRPHKVSFYVDKTKAQVVMKELSSRLEKRGLDVKLIYSGGMDLDVLPQGAGKGQALSYLLNKLKTEGTLPVNTLACGDSGNDAELFSIPDVYGVMVSNAQEELLQWHAENAKGNPNIIHAKERCAAGIIEAIGHFNLGSNTSPRDVADFVECKLDHVNPGYEVVKFYLFYERWRRGEAANCETYIASLKASCDPTATFVFPTGVEKTLHECIYAMKGCYGDQKGKQFRVWVDRVLSTPTGSNTWLVKFDKWELSGDERCCCVTTAKINAKGSGGASDGYTWVSVQQKWLEGYEKKDTSIWLF, from the exons ATGGATCGGATTACTAAGGCCGCACGTCTCATGATTGTATCTGATCTTGATCATACGATG GTTGATCATCATGATCCCGAGAACATGTCTTTACTTAGGTTTAATGCCCTTTGGGAATCGAATTACCGTCATGACTCTCTGCTGGTTTTTTCCACTGGGAGGTCACCTACACTCTACAAACAGCTGAGGAAAGAGAAACCCATGCTAACTCCTGATATAACTATTATGTCAGTGGGAACCGAGATAACATATGGCAGCTCGATGCTGCCTGATGATGGCTGGGttaaaattctgaatcagaaatgGGATAGGAACATAGTCATTGAAGAAACCAGCAAGTTTCCTGAGCTCACTCTTCAG GCAGAAACAGAGCAGCGACCACACAAGGTTAGCTTTTACGTTGATAAGACTAAGGCCCAAGTAGTGATGAAGGAACTTTCTAGTCGTTTGGAAAAGCGAGGG TTGGATGTTAAACTAATTTATAGTGGGGGAATGGATTTGGATGTATTACCACAAGGTGCTGGCAAAGGACAGGCCCTCTCATATTTACTGAATAAGTTGAAGACTGAGGGAACACTACCTGTTAATACTCTTGCTTGCGGTGATTCTGGAAATGACGCTGAACTCTTCAGCATTCCAGATGTGTATGGAGTCATG GTCAGCAATGCCCAAGAAGAATTGTTGCAATGGCATGCCGAAAATGCAAAAGGTAATCCTAATATAATCCATGCAAAAGAAAGGTGTGCAGCTGGAATCATAGAAGCCATTGGACATTTTAATCTTGGTTCAAACACTTCTCCAAGAGATGTTGCTGATTTTGTGGAATGTAAGCTAGACCATGTCAATCCAGGTTATGAAGTAGTGAAATTTTACTTGTTCTATGAGCGATGGAGGCGAGGGGAGGCTGCCAACTGCGAGACTTATATAGCAAGTCTGAAAGCTTCTTGT GATCCCACTGCTACTTTTGTCTTTCCAACCGGTGTTGAGAAAACTCTTCATGAATGCATATACGCAATGAAAGGGTGCTATGGAGACCAAAAGGGTAAACAGTTCCGAGTCTGGGTGGATCGTGTATTGTCCACACCAACTGGCTCGAACACATGGCTAGTGAAGTTTGATAAGTGGGAGTTATCTG GTGATGAGCGATGTTGTTGTGTGACCACTGCTAAAATAAATGCGAAG GGATCCGGTGGTGCTTCAGACGGGTACACTTGGGTGAGTGTGCAGCAGAAGTGGTTAGAAGGATATGAAAAGAAGGATACATCAATTTGGCTTTTCTAA
- the LOC107899194 gene encoding sucrose-phosphatase 2 isoform X4: protein MDRITKAARLMIVSDLDHTMVDHHDPENMSLLRFNALWESNYRHDSLLVFSTGRSPTLYKQLRKEKPMLTPDITIMSVGTEITYGSSMLPDDGWVKILNQKWDRNIVIEETSKFPELTLQAETEQRPHKVSFYVDKTKAQVVMKELSSRLEKRGLDVKLIYSGGMDLDVLPQGAGKGQALSYLLNKLKTEGTLPVNTLACGDSGNDAELFSIPDVYGVMVSNAQEELLQWHAENAKGYEVVKFYLFYERWRRGEAANCETYIASLKASCDPTATFVFPTGVEKTLHECIYAMKGCYGDQKGKQFRVWVDRVLSTPTGSNTWLVKFDKWELSGDERCCCVTTAKINAKGSGGASDGYTWVSVQQKWLEGYEKKDTSIWLF from the exons ATGGATCGGATTACTAAGGCCGCACGTCTCATGATTGTATCTGATCTTGATCATACGATG GTTGATCATCATGATCCCGAGAACATGTCTTTACTTAGGTTTAATGCCCTTTGGGAATCGAATTACCGTCATGACTCTCTGCTGGTTTTTTCCACTGGGAGGTCACCTACACTCTACAAACAGCTGAGGAAAGAGAAACCCATGCTAACTCCTGATATAACTATTATGTCAGTGGGAACCGAGATAACATATGGCAGCTCGATGCTGCCTGATGATGGCTGGGttaaaattctgaatcagaaatgGGATAGGAACATAGTCATTGAAGAAACCAGCAAGTTTCCTGAGCTCACTCTTCAG GCAGAAACAGAGCAGCGACCACACAAGGTTAGCTTTTACGTTGATAAGACTAAGGCCCAAGTAGTGATGAAGGAACTTTCTAGTCGTTTGGAAAAGCGAGGG TTGGATGTTAAACTAATTTATAGTGGGGGAATGGATTTGGATGTATTACCACAAGGTGCTGGCAAAGGACAGGCCCTCTCATATTTACTGAATAAGTTGAAGACTGAGGGAACACTACCTGTTAATACTCTTGCTTGCGGTGATTCTGGAAATGACGCTGAACTCTTCAGCATTCCAGATGTGTATGGAGTCATG GTCAGCAATGCCCAAGAAGAATTGTTGCAATGGCATGCCGAAAATGCAAAAG GTTATGAAGTAGTGAAATTTTACTTGTTCTATGAGCGATGGAGGCGAGGGGAGGCTGCCAACTGCGAGACTTATATAGCAAGTCTGAAAGCTTCTTGT GATCCCACTGCTACTTTTGTCTTTCCAACCGGTGTTGAGAAAACTCTTCATGAATGCATATACGCAATGAAAGGGTGCTATGGAGACCAAAAGGGTAAACAGTTCCGAGTCTGGGTGGATCGTGTATTGTCCACACCAACTGGCTCGAACACATGGCTAGTGAAGTTTGATAAGTGGGAGTTATCTG GTGATGAGCGATGTTGTTGTGTGACCACTGCTAAAATAAATGCGAAG GGATCCGGTGGTGCTTCAGACGGGTACACTTGGGTGAGTGTGCAGCAGAAGTGGTTAGAAGGATATGAAAAGAAGGATACATCAATTTGGCTTTTCTAA